In Kazachstania africana CBS 2517 chromosome 4, complete genome, the following are encoded in one genomic region:
- the RNQ1 gene encoding prion domain-containing protein RNQ1 (similar to Saccharomyces cerevisiae RNQ1 (YCL028W); ancestral locus Anc_1.47): protein MSSTVLVDEAEYFLEHGNHHEAVARLTKAANSNPSSSESSRIDTLVSHIGSHVMQHQAQGSEDRGLGESFINTMMTSSNGSAKSQLGKLALLTTVLSSNKKGTGGYNFGSLASVFASTPSGGMSGSSLAALATAFYGGESLKHANAGTFSTLSSLASSYFGGAETQKASQNEDDVYEEQGHGKFSELASTASSYFGRGNEYEKQGYTEGNRGDSDQKK from the coding sequence ATGTCTTCTACAGTTCTAGTTGATGAAGCAGAATACTTTCTGGAACATGGAAATCATCATGAGGCAGTTGCTAGGTTGACCAAAGCAGCCAACTCGAATCCTTCCAGCAGCGAAAGCTCCAGAATTGATACTTTAGTCAGTCATATAGGCAGCCATGTAATGCAACATCAAGCGCAGGGATCTGAAGATAGAGGCCTTGGCGAATCGTTCATAAATACTATGATGACCAGTAGTAACGGTTCAGCAAAGTCACAACTGGGAAAACTCGCATTATTGACTACAGTCTTATCGTCAAATAAGAAAGGAACTGGGGGATACAACTTTGGATCTTTAGCCTCCGTATTTGCAAGTACCCCAAGTGGCGGAATGAGTGGAAGTTCTTTAGCTGCATTAGCGACGGCTTTTTATGGTGGTGAAAGTCTCAAACATGCCAATGCTGGAACGTTTTCAACCCTTTCTTCGCTAGCGTCCTCTTATTTTGGAGGTGCTGAGACTCAAAAAGCTAGCCAAAACGAAGATGATGTTTATGAGGAGCAAGGGCACGGTAAGTTCTCAGAATTAGCTTCGACAGCAAGTTCCTACTTTGGAAGAGGAAATGAGTATGAGAAACAGGGATATACAGAAGGGAATAGAGGTGATAGCGATCAGAAGAAGTGA